The Neomonachus schauinslandi chromosome 11, ASM220157v2, whole genome shotgun sequence genome contains a region encoding:
- the MMP8 gene encoding neutrophil collagenase, with amino-acid sequence MAAALAEKATLNLRILPLLLLLSARLAQAFPVPGASPKEKNTRIVQDYLEKFYQLPPKGFRSARQNSSSVIVEKLKEMQRFFGLNETGKPDRETLEMMQKPRCGVPDSGDFMLTPGNPKWKQTNLTYRIIKYTTQLSETDVEAAIKEAFQVWSDVSTLTFTKISQGEADIEITFVQGDHGDNSPFDGPNGILAHAFQPGQGIGGDAHFDAEETWTTTSSNYNLFLVAAHEFGHSLGLAHSTDPGALMYPNYAFHDPSTYNLPQDDINGIQTIYGPSNNPVQPTGPTTPTACDPRLTFDAIATLRGEILFFKDKYFWRRHPQLGMVELNFISLFWPSLPDGIQAAYEEADKDLVFLFKGCQYWALRGYDIEQGYPRVILDYGFPSSVQAIDAAVYYRRKTYFFVKDQIWRYDNQRQSMEPGYPKSIASLFPGIGSKIDAVFQQNHVFLFFSGQIYYTFDLGAHRVTRVRRSNRWLNCR; translated from the exons ATGGCCGCAGCCTTGGCAGAAAAGGCCACACTGAATCTGAGGATACTCCCCCTGCTGTTGCTGCTCTCCGCGCGGCTCGCCCAGGCCTTCCCGGTCCCCGGGGCATCCCCCAAAGAGAAGAACACGCGAATCGTTCAG GATTACCTAGAAAAGTTCTACCAGTTACCGCCGAAAGGATTCCGGTCTGCGAGGCAGAACAGCTCTAGTGTGATTGTTGAGAAGCTGAAAGAGATGCAGCGGTTCTTCGGGTTGAACGAGACGGGGAAGCCGGATCGCGAGACGCTGGAGATGATGCAGAAGCCTCGCTGCGGGGTGCCGGACAGTGGAGACTTCATGTTAACCCCGGGAAACCCCAAGTGGAAACAAACTAATCTGACCTACAG GATTATTAAGTACACGACACAGTTGTCAGAGACCGATGTGGAAGCTGCTATTAAGGAAGCCTTTCAAGTGTGGAGCGACGTGTCAACCCTGACCTTCACCAAGATctctcagggagaagcagacatcgaGATCACCTTTGTCCAAGGAG ATCATGGCGACAATTCTCCATTCGATGGACCCAATGGGATCCTCGCTCATGCCTTTCAGCCGGGCCAAGGTATTGGAGGAGACGCTCACTTCGATGCAGAAGAAACATGGACCACAACTTCCAGCA ATTACAATTTGTTTCTTGTTGCCGCCCATGAATTTGGCCACTCCTTGGGGCTCGCTCACTCCACTGACCCCGGTGCCTTGATGTATCCCAACTACGCTTTCCACGACCCCAGCACCTACAACCTCCCTCAAGATGACATCAACGGGATTCAGACCATCTACG gtccttCAAACAACCCTGTCCAACCAACCGGACCGACCACACCCACAGCCTGTGACCCCAGACTGACGTTTGACGCCATCGCTACCCTCCGTGGAGAAATACTGTTCTTTAAAGACAA GTACTTCTGGAGGAGACACCCTCAGCTGGGAATGGTCGAACTCAACTTCATCTCTCTGTTCTGGCCGTCCCTGCCCGATGGTATACAGGCGGCCTATGAGGAAGCCGACAAGGACCTCGTTTTCCTATTTAAAG GCTGCCAGTACTGGGCTCTGAGGGGCTATGACATTGAGCAAGGTTATCCCAGGGTCATCTTAGACTACGGCTTCCCAAGCAGTGTCCAAGCGATTGATGCAGCTGTTTACTACAGGAGAAAAACCTACTTCTTTGTAAAGGACCAGATCTGGAG atatGATAACCAAAGACAATCCATGGAACCAGGTTATCCCAAAAGCATAGCAAGTCTCTTTCCAGGAATAGGAAGCAAAATTGATGCAGTTTTCCAGCAGAACc atgtcttccttttcttcagtGGACAGATATATTATACATTTGATCTTGGTGCTCACAGGGTTACTAGGGTCCGTAGAAGCAATCGATGGCTCAACTGCAGATAA